Proteins encoded within one genomic window of Desulfonatronospira thiodismutans ASO3-1:
- a CDS encoding cytochrome c family protein: MKYMLVLVSAAMVLFLGLGLSLGDTFEKEYVGSDACMDCHIEEYENFMEYASKSNSDENVQLMLDKLTPDEQRECYECHTTGYGEPGGFISFEDTPELGHAGCEVCHGPGSEHAFTGDPHLIEADLNIEEHCAPCHDDERVRNINYKPLLYSGAH, translated from the coding sequence ATGAAATACATGCTGGTTCTGGTATCGGCTGCAATGGTTTTATTTTTGGGGCTTGGACTGTCCCTGGGGGATACCTTTGAAAAGGAGTATGTCGGTTCTGATGCCTGCATGGACTGCCATATTGAGGAATATGAAAACTTCATGGAGTACGCCTCCAAATCCAACTCCGATGAAAATGTCCAGCTTATGCTGGATAAGCTTACCCCTGATGAGCAGCGTGAATGCTACGAGTGTCACACTACCGGCTACGGTGAACCTGGAGGTTTTATCAGCTTCGAGGACACCCCGGAACTGGGACACGCCGGATGCGAGGTCTGTCACGGCCCCGGCTCGGAACATGCCTTCACCGGTGATCCACACCTCATAGAAGCTGACCTGAATATCGAAGAACATTGCGCTCCCTGCCATGATGATGAACGGGTCCGCAACATCAATTACAAACCCCTGCTCTATTCAGGGGCGCATTAA